From a region of the Marasmius oreades isolate 03SP1 chromosome 7, whole genome shotgun sequence genome:
- a CDS encoding uncharacterized protein (MEROPS:MER0005900), with protein sequence MTRTPRKRVALRSRRLLISAEDPLIDDGVVVVEGDRIVESGPWNELKAKVHGNYPVRDLGDVTLLPGLFDCHVHLFMDPTSGVHSTSAGVALSDNEVFALMKANCSRVLDAGVTTVRDLGCPGTYSTTMRDKIAKREVMGPRILSANAPITVPGGHGHAWGGLATGVDDCRAEARKRIKEKVDVIKVMSTGGFMTAGSNPSKARYTVEELRAIADEAHRHGLPVTTHATGVEGIDRAVDAGFDCIEHCSWTIEGGTKYSHSIAQKIVEKGVTVCPTMNTACLKKDYFCPWDAREQVVGNLSQLRQAGAKMVVGTDNGIGLCNFERYADGLSVLMDAGYTLREIIASATYKAAEVCRIDHETGRLKPGMTADLAAFEGNPLDNVQAFFKPRFVMARGREHKLSPIPPPEDNSAMAAYIHRTLRIGAGFVDSHSH encoded by the exons ATGACTCGAACACCCCGTAAAAGAGTTGCACTACGTAGCAGACGCCTCCTGATTTCCGCTGAAGATCCCCTTATCGATGATGGTGTGGTCGTGGTCGAAGGGGATCGAATCGTGGAGTCTGGCCCATGGAACGAACTAAAAGCCAAAGTGCACGGAAACTATCCAGTAAGAGACTTGGGCGACGTGACTCTACTGCCAGGTCTCTTTGATTGTCACGTTCACCTGTTCATGGATCCTACTTCTGGCGTTCATTCGACGTCTGCTGGCGTGGCATTATCCGACAATGAAGTCTTCGCTCTCATGAAAGCAAACTGTAGCCGAGTACTTGATGCAGGGGTAACAACCGTTCGCGACTTGGGTTGTCCTGGGACATATTCTACGACGATGAGAGACAAGATAGCGAAAAGGGAAGTCATGGGGCCTCG AATTTTGTCAGCTAATGCTCCCATTACTGTTCCGGGAGGCCATGGGCACGCATGGGGTGGCCTCGCAACTGGTGTTGATGATTGTCGCGCCGAGGCAAGAAAGCGCATCAAAGAG AAAGTTGATGTCATCAAAGTCATGTCAACCGGCGGATTCATGACAGCTGGGAGTAACCCTTCGAAAGCTCGGTATACTGTAGAGGAGCTAAGGGCCATCGCTGATGAGGCTCATCGCCACGGCCTCCCTGTAACAACACATGCTACTGGTGTCGAAGGCATAGACAGAGCTGTCGATGCGGGCTTCGATTGCATAGAGCACTGTTCATGGACCATTG AGGGTGGTACAAAGTACAGCCATTCAATTGCCCAAAAAATCGTCGAAAAAGGCGTTACGGTCTGTCCAACGATGAACACCGCTTGTTTAAAAAAAGACTATTTCTGTCCATGGGATGCTCGTGAGCAAGTCGTAGGGAACCTCTCCCAGTTAAGGCAAGCCGGGGCAAAGATGGTAGTGGGTACCGACAATGGTATAG GGCTTTGTAACTTTGAAAGATATGCCGATGGTTTATCTGTATTAATGGATGCAGGCTACACGTTACGTGAGATTATAGCTTCCGCGACCTACAAAGCAGCAGAAGTCTGTAGAATCGATCACGAAACTGGAAGACTTAAGCCCGGAATGACGGCGGACTTGGCGGCTTTCGAGGGCAACCCACTTGATAACGTACAAGCATTTTTCAAGCCCCGTTTCGTGATG GCTAGAGGACGGGAGCACAAGCTCAGTCCGATACCCCCTCCAGAGGATAACTCTGCAATGGCTGCATATATCCACAGGACACTTCGAATCGGCGCTGGGTTTGTTGATTCACATTCCCACTGA
- a CDS encoding uncharacterized protein (MEROPS:MER1054226), producing MSSGEFQQGSSSSPQLIASSSRSSSSQLIQETPRITRQNSLQSSEAEVWYLKDIEFGEDDAKRRVKVITQNFNGPCSFIAICNILILSRMIHIEPPTRQTVSYEFLSHLVAEYLLLHCPEVDVSAALSIMPHTQKGMDLNPLFTGCKLFRPEGLGGELKLFEQVGIDLLHGWVVDPENEEAKVLSKTEDYDSAVMLIADADHIMKGQLVVQDDEVPQAGASNPSSNLTDEERVKVEDAIVVRQFIDNTKSQMTYHGLFNLATVVKPGSLVALYRNLHLSVLYKRPGPDESLYTLVTDQVFLHEPSIVWERLEDVDGGWSTFVDSNFIKSSPAGGDFAGRTAEEALRAAEIEAGQFVVSEPGDLDLARQLQAEEDDHARFQREQHLREKNRRRQEEEERLREKQERKQRKKKDCVIM from the exons ATGTCGTCGGGCGAATTCCAACaaggttcaagttcaagtccACAACTGATCGCAAGCTCGTCTCGGTCTTCATCCTCCCAGTTGATACAAGAAACACCTCGTATAACACGACAAAACAGCTTACAATCATCAGAAGCGGAAGTTTGGTACTTGAAGGACATAGAGTTCGGAGAGGACGACGCAAAGAGGAGGGTTAAGGTCATTACACAGAATTTTAACGG GCCATGTTCATTCATTGCGATAT GCAATATCTTAATTCTTAGCCGGATGATCCACATTGAACCACCAACCCGCCAAACAGTATCTTATGAGTTTCTGTCTCATCTAGTCGCTGAGTATCTGTTACTCCACTGCCCGGAGGTAGATGTTTCTGCCGCACTATCCATTATGCCACACACGCAAA AGGGTATGGATTTAAATCCTTTATTCACGGGGTGCAAATTATTTCGTCCTGAAGGCCTTGGCGGCGAACTTAAACTCTTCGAGCAAGTCGGTATTGACCTTTTACATGGCTGGGTAGTTGATCCAGAGAACGAAGAGGCCAAAGTACTCTCAAAGACGGAAGACTATGACAGCGCAGTTATGCTTATCGCGGATGCAGACCATATCATGAAGGGGCAATTGGTCGTACAGGACGATGAAGTTCCACAGGCTGGCGCGAGTAACCCGTCAAGCAATTTGACGGACGAGGAACGCGTGAAAGTAGAAGACG CTATTGTTGTACGACAGTTCATCGATAATACCAAGTCCCAAATGACATATCACGGGCTGTTCAATCTCGCAACCGTCGTCAAACCCGGATCACTGGTCGCCCTGTACCGCAACCTTCATTTATCAGTACTATACAAACGACCTGGGCCCGACGAGTCGCTTTACACACTTGTTACGGACCAGGTCTTTCTTCACGAACCTTCCATTGTTTGGGAGCGGTTGGAAGACGTTGATGGCGGCTGGTCGACCTTTGTGGACTCAAACTTTATCAAGTCGAGTCCCGCAGGCGGAGACTTCGCAGGACGCACGGCGGAGGAAGCTTTGAGAGCCGCGGAAATTGAAGCCGGACAATTTGTAGTGTCAGAGCCTGGAGA TCTTGACCTCGCCCGTCAATTGCAAGCAGAAGAGGACGATCACGCACGCTTTCAACGTGAGCAACATTTGCGGGAAAAGAATCGTCGGCggcaggaggaggaagagcgaCTGCGCGAGAAACAAGAAAGGAaacagagaaagaagaaggattgTGTTATCATGTAG
- the CYP3 gene encoding Peptidyl-prolyl cis-trans isomerase H → MIQPHELKLGSQTNLNGLHSVPNFMCQGGDFLKGDGTGSFSIYGDKFPDENFQEKHTEAGLLSMANSGPNTNGCQFFITTAKCDFLDGKHVVFGKVIEGMLTLRKIENVPTGQNNRPKLAVKIVECGEM, encoded by the exons ATGATCCAACCTCATGAATTGAAACTGGGCAGTCAAACTAATCTAAATGGGCTTCACAGCGTGCCCAATTTTATGTGTCAAG GAGGGGACTTCTTGAAGGGTGATGGCACAGGGTCGTTTTCAATATACGGTGACAAATTTCCA GATGAAAACTTccaagaaaaacacaccgAAGCCGGTCTACTCTCCATG GCGAACTCTGGTCCAAACACTAACGGCTGTCAA TTCTTCATCACCACGGCCAAGTGTGACTTTTTGGATGGAAAGCACGTCGTGTTTGGCAAGGTTATCGAGGGTATGCTTACATTGCGCAAGATCGAGAATGTCCCCACTGGCCAGAATAATCGTCCGAAGTTGGCTGTGAAGATTGTTG AATGCGGTGAAATGTAA